AAATTGTCACTTTCTGCCGCATTAATTCTCTTGAGTAATAAACTGCCAAAAAATATTTTCGTATTTGAttccaatttctttttattttccataaaacaaaacacatgtaCTTTGTAAAATTTGCAAGATCAAGCATGTTCCATAACAATACAATGATCTCTAATAATACTTAAAGTTCAACTTCTTCACTCTGTCTTTAAGTGCTTGACAAGTTCCTCCAATTCTCTGTATGAGGAGCCTCCACATCTTACAGAGGCTTTGAGCTTCTCTCTCAAACCCAAGGCTCTCTCCCTCATCTCTGCACCTTCGTCATCCACAATCAACCTATTCACAGCTCTCTCGACCGCTCCTCTTAAAACTATACCTTCAAGTTGAATCCCTATTTGCCAAACACTTTCCAAATACGTTGCGTTTATCTTCTGCTCGCTGGTAAAAGGTCTGCAAATCATTGGAACTCCTTCCACAATGCTCTCCAGCgtcgagttccatccacagtgACTCCAGAAGCCTCCCACTGCAGGATGTCCAAGTACTTCTATCTGCGGTGCCCGTTTCACAATGTATCCTCTTTCTAAGACCATTTTACTGACTTCTTTGGGCAATGAATCTATCCCATCGAAGCCAAGGATCGAACCTGGTCGGATGACCCATAAAAACGGTTGGTTGCTATTACACAACCCCCAAGCGATCTCCAACACTTCTTTGGATTCCATTTGAGTTACTGTTCCCACGCTTACATATATGACTGACCTCGGTTTCTTCTTGTTGAGCCATTCAATGCAGCTCATGTCATCTTCCGCTAAACTAGATCCCGGCGCTGAAGCTGTAATGTGAAGAGGGCCTAATGGATACACTGGAATTCCAAGTTCTTGTTGCAACCATGACATAGACGTGCTCTCTAGACATCTCGACGTGTTAAAGATGACAGCTGAAGCTGTTCTTTTGTTGATTGCTTCCCGACGAAACTCTAAAAGTGGCTCAAATGGCCCAAGTCCGTAAGGCAAGAGATCTTTGTTTCTTATAGGATACAAACTTTCCACCACCTTGTCTTGTAGatctgcaaagaaaaaaaaaatccgtttTAAGTGAAAATAAATGGTTTCAAGATTGGTTATTAAGCTAGTAATGGGGACCTTCCATGCCGACCAAGAACTTCTCGACATTAAGTTTGCTAAAAATACAGCGTGCAGCGTGGTTTGTAGCACTTTGAGTGCACAAAATGACGTTGGGAAGCTTTAATT
The Camelina sativa cultivar DH55 chromosome 6, Cs, whole genome shotgun sequence genome window above contains:
- the LOC104790891 gene encoding UDP-glycosyltransferase 76E4-like; the protein is MEKKGKKRIVLVPVPAQGHITPMMQLGKALYLKGFSITVVEGQCNRVSSPSQHFPGFQFVTIPESLPESEFERLGAFNFILETNKTSEASFKNCLNQLLRQQGNDISCIIYDEYMYFCGTVATELKLPNVILCTQSATNHAARCIFSKLNVEKFLVGMEDLQDKVVESLYPIRNKDLLPYGLGPFEPLLEFRREAINKRTASAVIFNTSRCLESTSMSWLQQELGIPVYPLGPLHITASAPGSSLAEDDMSCIEWLNKKKPRSVIYVSVGTVTQMESKEVLEIAWGLCNSNQPFLWVIRPGSILGFDGIDSLPKEVSKMVLERGYIVKRAPQIEVLGHPAVGGFWSHCGWNSTLESIVEGVPMICRPFTSEQKINATYLESVWQIGIQLEGIVLRGAVERAVNRLIVDDEGAEMRERALGLREKLKASVRCGGSSYRELEELVKHLKTE